One window of the Eucalyptus grandis isolate ANBG69807.140 chromosome 8, ASM1654582v1, whole genome shotgun sequence genome contains the following:
- the LOC104416408 gene encoding uncharacterized protein LOC104416408, which yields MPKAKESSVSHRAWKFLRLTLFWARQGRAFKLQLRLLVPKFLKTIGHAVTPHSHIWYGKRELSFEKTPVVHVKMHRPGSMRFMFPCIKPKVDFDMEFDDEDSYRVYNGYDSTKKSFFLENADEEESSYDDNGRIEFEEEERGIDSRAEETC from the exons ATGCCAAAGGCGAAAGAGTCAAGCGTCTCTCACCGGGCGTGGAAATTCCTGCGCCTCACCCTGTTCTGGGCGAGGCAAGGCAGGGCGTTCAAGCTGCAGCTCCGCCTGCTCGTGCCCAAGTTCCTCAAGACCATCGGCCACGCGGTGACCCCTCACAGCCATATCTGGTACGGCAAGCGGGAGCTCTCCTTTGAGAAGACTCCAGTTGTCCACGTGAAGATGCACCGCCCTGGGTCGATGCGGTTCATGTTCCCGTGCATCAAACCTAAAGTGGACTTTGATATGGAGTTCGATGATGAGGACAGTTATAGAGTTTATAATGGATATGATAGTACGAAGAAGAGCTTCTTCCTCGAAAATGCGGACGAGGAAGAGTCCTCCTATGATGACAACGGGAGGATCGAATTTGAGGAGGAAGAGCGTGGGATCGACTCAAGAGCGGAGGA AACATGCTGA